A window of Zingiber officinale cultivar Zhangliang chromosome 5A, Zo_v1.1, whole genome shotgun sequence contains these coding sequences:
- the LOC121979585 gene encoding uncharacterized GPI-anchored protein At1g61900-like — protein MEAKETNLLPDTSPNSAPQPFIPLLAPSPMAAPFFHNSTPKLSGQCSLNFSAVDNLLRTTAVDCWASFAPFLANVICCPQFEATLVILIGQASKDSGLLALDSVHANYCLSDIQQILESQGVPSDLHDICSIRSSNLSEGSCPINDTIGFESVVDSSKLLAACSKVDAVNECCRQICQSAINEAAKNLVLKDGGLMTNMEINDTTVEYSSTVNSCKSIVLRWLSSRLDSSSAKQVLRGLSNCNVNGGNFTISSSRLFAI, from the exons ATGGAGGCAAAGGAAACAAATTTATTGCCTGATACTTCTCCAAACAGTGCTCCACAACCTTTTATTCCTTTACTTGCTCCTTCCCCTATGGCAGCACCATTTTTCCACAATAGCACTCCAAAATTATCAG GACAATGTTCATTGAACTTTTCTGCAGTTGACAATTTGTTAAGAACAACTGCTGTTGATTGTTGGGCCTCCTTCGCTCCTTTCTTAGCCAATGTTATTTGTTGTCCGCAGTTCGAGGCTACCCTTGTTATTCTAATTGGACAAGCAAGTAAAGATTCAGGTTTACTTGCGTTGGACTCTGTTCATGCAAATTATTGCCTATCAGATATTCAACAGATTCTTGAAAGTCAGGGTGTCCCTAGTGACCTTCATGATATTTGTTCCATCCGCTCTTCTAACCTCTCTGAAGGATCCTGCCCAATTAATGATACCATTGGGTTTGAGAGTGTTGTTGACTCTTCTAAACTCCTTGCTGCATGTTCAAAGGTTGATGCTGTGAATGAATGCTGCAGACAAATCTGTCAAAGTGCCATCAATGAAGCTGCAAAAAACCTTGTCTTGAAGGATGGCGGATTGATGACGAATATGGAAATTAATGATACAACAGTGGAGTATTCATCTACTGTGAACAGCTGTAAAAGCATTGTCCTTAGGTGGCTATCTAGTAGACTTGATTCTTCATCTGCAAAGCAAGTGTTGAGAGGACTATCAAACTGTAATGTCAACGGAGGTAACTTTACAATTTCTTCTTCCAGACTCTTTGCCATCTAG
- the LOC121982842 gene encoding uncharacterized protein LOC121982842, whose translation MTEEETIPIEFDEAMFGRNVSTSLLREDAMRCMEMREIGSRQILVYMGYLYKYLKETNRAEYVSFVDPNKIPATQDGSTSSQHIANQLKASNGDSICLIPYNTGLQVV comes from the exons ATGACTGAGGAGGAGACCATTCCTATCGAATTTGATGAAGCCATGTTTGGACGTAATGTGAGTACATCGTTGTTGAGAGAGGATGCCATGCGCTGTATGGAAATGAGAGAGATAGGGTCCAGGCAaattttggtttacatggg TTACTTGTACAAGTACTTGAAGGAAACAAACAGGGCTGAGTATGTGTCGTTTGTGGATCCCAATAAAATACCAGCCACACAAGATGGCAGTACCTCTTCACAACACATTGCTAATCAGTTGAAAGCATCAAACGGAGATAGCATATGCCTTATCCCATACAACACTGG TTTGCAGGTTGTGTGA